A portion of the Paenibacillus marchantiae genome contains these proteins:
- a CDS encoding elongation factor G — translation MLNELNRRNIGIFAHVDAGKTTTTEHMLFQSGVVRSPGRVDDGTTATDSLDIEKERGISVQAAMTSLIWKDTIIDLIDTPGHIDFSSEVERSLRVMDGAVLIVSAVEGVQSQSETIWHALRSLGIPTLIYINKMDRVGASAETVIDQIRSSLSPFVCEIQTFRMNEEVFEGIDSLWNESQAQVQGSSSIPGLFELLAELDEDLMEAYINGETLPADQLDEAFCKKVHQGEVFPICYGASGKGIGITELLDAIIEFLPAPAQPQEPSVSGVVFKIERDKTMGRTAYVRMYGGSVYNRDTIYNSTRELEEKVTQIRRMDGRKWADTGAVHAGQIAALYGLSETHVGDIIGSPEGVPPVPQLAVPLLTVQVHGKDTARYPDLVAALQELTDEDPLLDLQWLPEERELHLKVMGTIQLEILSSLLMSRFGLDVVFDPPSVIYKETPRSSGEGFIAYTMPKPCWAILRFSIEPLPRGSGLIYSSTVRTDHLLLRYQNEVERRIPEALSQGLLGWEVTDLRITLIEGEHHVWHTHPLDFVVATPMGIMDGLASIGTTLLEPILNFRLTVPEEYGGKALSDLVHMRATFEAPIIGGGRCIVEGRMPLASSMDYPVKLRSETSGRGVLTTSFAGYQDCPSDQTHTRKRRGVNPLDQSKYILSVRNAITS, via the coding sequence ATGTTAAACGAATTGAATCGCAGAAATATCGGCATCTTCGCACACGTCGATGCAGGGAAAACAACAACGACAGAACATATGTTATTTCAAAGCGGTGTCGTACGTAGTCCAGGTCGCGTAGATGATGGAACAACAGCCACAGACTCTCTGGATATTGAAAAGGAACGAGGCATTTCCGTACAGGCGGCTATGACCTCTTTGATCTGGAAAGATACGATTATTGATCTGATTGATACGCCGGGTCATATCGATTTCAGCTCTGAGGTAGAGCGATCCCTGCGCGTTATGGACGGAGCCGTACTGATTGTGTCCGCCGTGGAAGGGGTCCAATCCCAAAGCGAGACCATCTGGCATGCTCTCCGCTCGCTTGGAATTCCTACCCTGATTTATATTAACAAAATGGATCGGGTTGGCGCTTCTGCTGAGACGGTTATCGATCAGATCCGCTCCAGTCTCTCTCCCTTCGTATGCGAAATCCAAACCTTTCGGATGAATGAAGAGGTGTTCGAGGGCATTGACTCTTTATGGAATGAGAGCCAAGCGCAAGTGCAGGGTTCTTCTTCTATCCCCGGCCTTTTTGAATTATTGGCCGAACTCGACGAAGATCTGATGGAAGCCTACATTAATGGTGAAACGCTGCCAGCTGACCAGCTAGATGAAGCATTTTGCAAAAAGGTGCATCAGGGCGAAGTGTTCCCCATTTGTTATGGTGCTTCGGGCAAAGGAATCGGCATAACGGAGCTGCTGGATGCCATCATCGAATTTCTTCCTGCACCTGCGCAGCCTCAAGAACCTTCAGTATCCGGGGTTGTATTCAAAATTGAACGGGATAAAACGATGGGCCGTACAGCCTATGTTCGCATGTATGGTGGCAGTGTGTATAATCGGGATACGATCTATAACTCCACTCGGGAGCTGGAAGAGAAAGTGACACAGATTCGCCGAATGGATGGTCGGAAATGGGCGGATACGGGTGCTGTTCATGCTGGACAGATCGCCGCACTGTACGGACTAAGCGAAACCCATGTTGGTGATATTATTGGCAGCCCCGAAGGTGTGCCTCCTGTACCCCAGCTGGCTGTTCCCTTGTTGACCGTGCAGGTACATGGTAAAGACACGGCTCGTTATCCTGACCTTGTAGCGGCACTGCAAGAGCTGACGGATGAAGATCCCCTGCTCGATTTGCAATGGTTGCCTGAAGAACGGGAACTGCATCTTAAAGTCATGGGAACCATCCAGCTTGAAATTCTGTCCAGCCTGCTGATGAGTCGTTTCGGACTGGATGTCGTATTTGACCCGCCGTCCGTCATCTATAAGGAGACTCCTCGTTCTTCAGGGGAAGGATTCATTGCGTATACGATGCCCAAGCCTTGCTGGGCCATTCTTCGATTCAGCATTGAGCCTTTGCCACGTGGTAGCGGTCTGATCTACTCATCCACCGTCCGGACGGATCATCTTCTGCTTCGTTATCAGAATGAAGTGGAGCGCCGCATTCCCGAAGCGCTATCTCAGGGGTTATTGGGGTGGGAGGTTACCGACCTGCGCATTACGCTAATCGAAGGTGAGCATCATGTCTGGCATACCCATCCACTGGATTTTGTGGTAGCCACGCCGATGGGGATTATGGACGGGTTGGCAAGCATAGGCACGACCCTGCTGGAACCCATTCTTAATTTCCGGTTAACGGTCCCCGAGGAGTACGGCGGTAAAGCGCTCAGTGATCTGGTACATATGCGAGCAACCTTTGAAGCGCCGATCATCGGAGGCGGTCGATGCATCGTTGAAGGACGTATGCCTCTGGCAAGCTCCATGGATTATCCGGTGAAGCTCCGCTCAGAGACGAGCGGACGCGGGGTGCTCACGACTTCTTTTGCCGGGTACCAGGATTGTCCTTCGGATCAGACCCATACGCGGAAACGCAGAGGAGTTAACCCGCTGGACCAATCCAAATATATTTTAAGTGTTCGAAATGCGATTACATCATAA
- a CDS encoding AraC family transcriptional regulator, which produces MERSPVRTTIQAESGIPFRLVYADTKSPQNELPDHLHDWHEIIYVYRGQGTIFIDNGLEDMQEGDLFIIPGSTVHRALPDAGNLVTSSALFFSPGLLASTAGGNASAMLSLFERCRKRRVYKRHLDAKEQAQVAALIDDIHAEFQLEHHLSAHAALLRLQLLLIYLERLEAVGPASPARSVPGPSWLSSTLTHMDEELRSGLSLPELARQAAVSPAHFSRAFKRYTGMTLTDYALARRVIMAKEHLLRSDETMTVVADACGFESLPHFYRQFKKLTGTTPAAYRKTMKNQHQT; this is translated from the coding sequence ATGGAACGTTCGCCCGTTCGTACAACCATTCAGGCGGAATCGGGGATTCCCTTTCGTCTGGTGTATGCAGATACCAAGTCCCCCCAGAACGAGTTGCCGGATCATCTTCATGACTGGCATGAAATTATTTATGTATATAGGGGTCAAGGCACCATTTTCATTGATAACGGTCTTGAAGACATGCAGGAGGGTGATTTGTTCATCATTCCTGGCAGCACGGTACATCGCGCATTGCCTGATGCCGGGAATCTGGTGACTTCGTCGGCCTTATTCTTCAGTCCAGGATTACTGGCTTCCACAGCGGGAGGCAATGCGTCAGCCATGCTCTCTCTATTTGAACGCTGCCGCAAACGCAGGGTGTACAAGAGACATCTGGATGCCAAGGAGCAAGCCCAGGTTGCTGCATTAATTGACGACATTCATGCAGAATTCCAGTTAGAACATCACCTGAGTGCCCACGCCGCTCTGCTGCGGTTGCAACTCTTACTTATTTATCTGGAGCGATTGGAGGCAGTTGGTCCTGCAAGTCCTGCCAGAAGTGTTCCTGGACCAAGCTGGCTCTCCTCTACGCTGACTCATATGGATGAAGAGCTGCGCAGTGGCCTTTCTTTGCCGGAACTGGCACGGCAGGCAGCCGTATCCCCGGCGCACTTCAGCCGTGCGTTCAAAAGGTATACTGGTATGACACTAACTGACTATGCGTTGGCCCGCCGGGTCATTATGGCGAAAGAGCACCTGCTTCGAAGTGATGAGACAATGACCGTTGTTGCCGATGCCTGCGGCTTTGAGAGCCTGCCCCATTTTTATCGACAATTCAAGAAACTGACGGGTACCACACCCGCTGCCTACCGTAAAACCATGAAGAATCAGCATCAAACGTGA
- a CDS encoding tagaturonate reductase, with amino-acid sequence MSASTKRPRLKLNLLGSDSQRKCKEVMERPVKVLQIGEGNFLRGFADWMLHESARQGKFHGSVAVTQPRPGGKAKLEQIRDQDGLYTMITRGLSQGEAVERTEMISIFSQCINPYEEWQDFLKLAELPSLEFVISNTTESGLKYTHSEYTQGEPILSFPGKLTVFLHQRYLRFDGDPSRGLIHLPCELLEGNGDVLRSCVLQHSEDFGYSEGFRSWIENHNLFLNNLVDRIVTGAPTSEEADSLTNRWGYEDQLVNTAEPYHFWAIQADEALDKKLPLKQAGLNVHWVKDLKPFQLRKVRILNGAHTLMSSLGILQGKEHVRETMEDPEFGSWVREAVHQEIVPALDMPDHHLDQYAGEVFERFLNPYINHKLQDIALNTVGKFKVRVLPTLLAYEQNQGTWPARLVKGFAGLLCLYRPVNTPDGYMAQRLNGESVLLRDDADVLAALAIHWDRYDPLKRDTQQLDQSVAAVLSDVSIWGENLDDRQGLREALVHEIGLLEGES; translated from the coding sequence ATGTCGGCGAGCACGAAAAGACCAAGGCTAAAGCTGAATCTGCTTGGAAGTGATAGCCAGCGCAAGTGCAAAGAAGTGATGGAACGTCCCGTAAAGGTACTACAGATTGGGGAAGGCAACTTTCTGCGTGGGTTTGCAGATTGGATGCTTCATGAGAGTGCCAGACAAGGCAAATTCCATGGTAGTGTTGCGGTGACCCAGCCTCGGCCTGGGGGAAAGGCAAAGCTGGAACAAATTCGTGATCAGGACGGATTGTATACGATGATTACCCGGGGGCTGTCTCAGGGAGAAGCAGTGGAACGGACGGAAATGATCTCGATTTTTTCACAGTGTATTAATCCATACGAAGAATGGCAGGATTTTCTGAAACTAGCGGAATTGCCCTCCCTGGAGTTTGTCATCTCCAATACAACCGAATCGGGATTGAAATATACGCATTCAGAGTACACGCAGGGTGAACCGATACTATCATTTCCGGGTAAGCTGACGGTCTTCTTGCATCAACGTTATCTGCGGTTTGATGGGGACCCATCCCGAGGGTTGATTCACCTGCCGTGTGAGTTGCTTGAGGGCAACGGGGATGTACTGCGCAGTTGTGTGCTGCAGCATAGTGAAGATTTCGGTTATTCTGAAGGCTTCCGTTCATGGATTGAGAACCATAACTTGTTCCTGAACAATCTGGTTGACCGGATTGTCACGGGTGCACCGACTTCGGAAGAAGCCGATTCCCTGACCAATCGCTGGGGATACGAGGATCAACTGGTCAATACGGCAGAGCCATATCATTTCTGGGCCATTCAGGCAGATGAAGCACTGGATAAGAAACTCCCCCTGAAACAGGCGGGACTCAACGTACATTGGGTGAAGGATTTGAAACCTTTTCAGCTGCGCAAGGTTCGTATTTTGAATGGTGCTCATACCCTCATGTCTTCGCTCGGCATTCTGCAAGGCAAGGAACATGTGAGAGAAACGATGGAAGACCCAGAGTTTGGCTCTTGGGTCAGAGAAGCGGTACATCAGGAGATCGTGCCTGCACTGGATATGCCGGATCATCATCTGGATCAGTACGCAGGGGAAGTGTTTGAACGTTTCCTCAATCCGTATATTAATCACAAGCTGCAGGATATTGCATTAAATACAGTAGGAAAGTTCAAGGTCCGTGTGCTGCCTACACTTTTGGCCTATGAGCAAAATCAGGGAACCTGGCCGGCTCGGCTCGTGAAAGGATTTGCGGGATTATTGTGTCTGTATCGTCCAGTGAACACGCCGGACGGTTATATGGCACAACGATTGAACGGTGAGTCTGTCCTGCTTCGGGATGATGCGGATGTACTGGCTGCACTCGCCATACATTGGGATCGTTATGATCCTCTGAAGAGGGATACGCAGCAATTAGACCAGAGTGTCGCTGCTGTATTATCTGATGTATCGATCTGGGGAGAGAATCTGGATGATCGACAGGGGCTTCGCGAAGCACTCGTTCACGAAATTGGTTTGCTGGAAGGTGAGAGTTAA
- a CDS encoding UxaA family hydrolase translates to MNTTRTVNDWIAIQPQDDVIIALRDYVKGESIILPDSTTFTLREDVPKGHKIAVHTLAPGEDVMKYGFSIGIAKEQIEQGSWIHSHNLKTGLHGLLEYQYQPGPSVQTDMPPEHLRSFDGYLRPNGEAGIRNEIWIVNTVGCINKVCEALARMGLSQFGSRVDGVYHFPHPFGCSQLGDDLKYTQQVLASLVEHPNAGGVLVIGLGCENNQVDQFRECIAPEYQGKVRFLKAQETDDELEEGLRLMEELVELVEHEQRQPLPLSKLKIGLKCGGSDGLSGITANPLVGSVADMLVAAGGTAILTEVPEMFGAETILMNRAANEQVFDNLVDLVNGFKQYFVNHGQNIYENPSPGNKAGGITTLEEKSLGCTQKGGRSSVVDVLRYGKRVTQTGLNIVEAPGNDLVSVTALSAAGAHIVLFTTGRGTPFGGPVPTVKIATQSDLANRKKHWIDFNAGQLLEGKTMEDVKVQLFSQLIDIASGRAHTLSEQHGFREIAIFKDGVIL, encoded by the coding sequence ATGAACACAACACGTACAGTCAATGACTGGATTGCGATTCAACCGCAGGATGATGTCATTATAGCTCTTCGGGATTATGTAAAAGGGGAAAGTATTATACTGCCAGACAGCACTACTTTTACATTAAGGGAAGATGTGCCCAAAGGTCATAAAATTGCTGTGCATACCCTCGCACCGGGCGAGGATGTGATGAAATATGGTTTTTCCATTGGGATAGCCAAGGAACAGATCGAACAAGGGAGCTGGATTCACAGTCACAATCTGAAAACAGGACTTCACGGTTTACTTGAATACCAGTATCAGCCGGGACCATCTGTCCAGACGGACATGCCTCCGGAACATCTACGTTCATTTGATGGGTATCTGCGTCCTAACGGTGAAGCAGGTATCCGTAATGAAATCTGGATTGTAAATACGGTCGGCTGCATTAATAAAGTATGTGAGGCATTGGCTCGTATGGGCCTGTCGCAGTTCGGCAGCAGGGTGGATGGTGTATATCATTTCCCACACCCATTCGGATGCTCGCAGCTTGGAGATGACCTGAAATATACGCAGCAGGTATTGGCTTCCCTGGTGGAACACCCGAATGCTGGCGGCGTGCTGGTCATTGGTCTGGGTTGCGAAAATAATCAGGTAGACCAGTTCCGCGAATGTATCGCACCGGAATATCAGGGGAAAGTCCGTTTTCTCAAAGCGCAGGAAACAGATGACGAACTTGAGGAAGGACTGCGTCTGATGGAAGAACTCGTGGAGCTCGTCGAACATGAACAGCGTCAGCCGCTACCTTTGAGCAAGCTCAAAATTGGATTGAAGTGCGGCGGTTCGGACGGTCTGTCCGGGATTACGGCGAACCCGCTCGTTGGCTCCGTTGCGGATATGCTGGTTGCTGCCGGAGGTACGGCTATTTTGACCGAAGTTCCCGAGATGTTTGGTGCAGAGACCATTCTGATGAATCGGGCGGCCAATGAGCAGGTGTTTGATAATTTGGTAGACTTGGTGAACGGCTTCAAGCAATACTTTGTGAACCACGGTCAGAATATATATGAAAATCCTTCACCAGGGAATAAAGCAGGCGGGATTACCACGCTGGAAGAAAAGTCTTTGGGATGTACGCAAAAGGGAGGACGTTCTTCCGTAGTTGATGTACTTCGTTACGGCAAACGTGTCACTCAAACCGGCCTGAACATCGTGGAGGCTCCGGGGAATGATCTCGTGTCTGTTACAGCACTGTCAGCTGCGGGTGCGCACATTGTTCTTTTCACGACAGGTCGCGGAACGCCGTTTGGAGGCCCGGTACCTACTGTCAAGATTGCAACCCAATCTGACCTCGCAAATCGGAAAAAGCACTGGATCGATTTTAACGCAGGTCAACTGCTGGAAGGTAAGACGATGGAAGACGTGAAAGTGCAGCTGTTCAGTCAACTAATCGATATTGCTTCAGGACGGGCGCATACGCTCAGCGAGCAGCATGGATTTCGGGAAATTGCGATATTCAAGGATGGAGTTATCCTGTAA
- a CDS encoding AlkZ-related protein: MMNEHESIVTYEEAVQRIEAVGLLPLAPLFPEYPSLSSITPQENWHKDNALDPWLWRSRLAEEGIAAYGKFLKKKAILVSREYFPWVHRLLADSRVMEEQYDAGLLSREAFKLYEIIEKHEGIDGRTLRSQAGFGAKEDKKAFDQGLLDLQGISAIVICGTKEKEGLAEGKVAWNSSAYETSGCWMKRQGIEPFEGSVADASELLVQELEKHTSAAALTKIKKSFAIH; encoded by the coding sequence ATGATGAATGAGCATGAATCGATCGTAACTTACGAAGAAGCTGTGCAGCGAATAGAGGCTGTGGGACTGCTCCCACTCGCCCCTTTATTTCCTGAATACCCTTCACTGTCCTCCATAACGCCTCAAGAAAACTGGCACAAAGATAACGCGCTTGATCCCTGGTTGTGGCGTTCACGTCTGGCGGAGGAAGGGATCGCTGCTTATGGCAAATTTCTCAAAAAGAAAGCCATTCTTGTCTCACGCGAATATTTCCCATGGGTACACCGTCTGCTAGCGGACTCCAGAGTCATGGAGGAACAATATGACGCGGGTTTGCTCTCTCGAGAAGCATTCAAACTATATGAGATAATCGAGAAGCATGAGGGGATTGATGGACGGACGCTGCGTTCACAAGCAGGTTTTGGAGCCAAAGAGGACAAAAAAGCATTTGACCAGGGGCTGCTGGACCTTCAAGGCATTAGCGCCATTGTCATCTGCGGCACCAAAGAAAAAGAAGGCCTCGCTGAAGGTAAGGTCGCTTGGAACAGCTCTGCTTATGAGACCTCAGGCTGCTGGATGAAGCGTCAAGGTATTGAACCGTTTGAGGGCAGCGTTGCAGATGCGAGCGAACTCCTGGTACAGGAATTGGAGAAACACACTTCTGCTGCCGCACTGACCAAAATCAAAAAATCTTTTGCGATACATTGA
- a CDS encoding helix-turn-helix transcriptional regulator, with protein sequence MNRTNRLAAIVMALQHGHETAHSLAEKFEVSRRTILRDIQSLSEMNVPIIAISGPGGGFRLMEGYVLPPLQLDPVEAATLIFALEGLSHYADTPFQEKRWTLMDKIKSIIPDDVKARMDPMLKQLKHDVPERNYILHHLEPLMACIPEQGWLRMLYRSASRQRWLTICPIRVYASAGFWYCEAYSEEHGEQRLFRADRILDITPVEMLESQQLAEQAKRQRSKPKSPEPSPTRVTARLSYSGMIEAEQDKHIGERMTEIAPDVWELSFLCPPGEWAWAVRFFYRLGSEAEVLEPENLRCEIRKHAEEVYQMYLTSNNNRCSTR encoded by the coding sequence ATGAATAGAACAAATCGGCTTGCCGCCATCGTTATGGCATTGCAGCACGGTCACGAAACGGCACATTCACTTGCAGAAAAGTTTGAAGTTTCCCGCCGTACCATCCTGCGGGATATCCAATCTCTCTCAGAGATGAATGTCCCGATCATTGCTATCTCCGGTCCCGGAGGCGGCTTCAGACTTATGGAGGGGTATGTACTGCCCCCACTGCAATTAGACCCGGTTGAAGCAGCTACTCTCATCTTTGCTCTCGAAGGCCTAAGCCATTATGCAGATACCCCTTTTCAAGAGAAACGCTGGACATTAATGGACAAAATCAAAAGCATTATTCCGGATGATGTCAAAGCAAGGATGGATCCCATGCTCAAACAACTGAAGCATGATGTTCCCGAACGAAACTACATCCTTCATCATCTGGAACCGCTTATGGCTTGTATCCCGGAACAAGGGTGGCTGCGTATGTTGTACCGCTCTGCTTCCCGTCAACGCTGGCTAACGATCTGCCCCATTCGAGTGTATGCTTCAGCCGGTTTCTGGTATTGTGAAGCGTATTCAGAGGAGCACGGTGAACAGCGCCTGTTCAGGGCAGACCGCATTCTGGACATTACACCGGTTGAGATGCTTGAATCACAACAGCTGGCAGAACAGGCAAAGCGACAGCGCAGCAAACCGAAATCTCCCGAACCTTCTCCGACACGTGTTACCGCACGTCTGAGTTACAGCGGAATGATCGAGGCAGAACAGGACAAGCATATTGGCGAACGGATGACCGAGATTGCTCCGGATGTATGGGAACTGTCCTTTCTCTGCCCTCCCGGTGAGTGGGCTTGGGCCGTACGATTCTTTTATCGACTTGGAAGTGAAGCAGAAGTACTTGAACCCGAGAACCTTCGCTGCGAGATTCGCAAACATGCCGAGGAAGTATACCAGATGTATCTTACCTCCAACAATAATCGTTGTAGCACACGCTAA
- a CDS encoding beta-galactosidase gives MISSKLPKMFYGGDYNPEQWDHETHLEDLRMFQLAGIDIATINVFSWALIQPDEVTYNFEGLDQLINSLYESGVYICLATSTAAHPAWMAKKYPDVLRVDADGRKRKFGGRHNSCPNSPTYRKYSEKIADKLAERYKDHPGVLVWHISNEYGGDCYCDNCEKAFRVYLKERYQTLEQLNKAWNSNFWGHTFYDWDEIVLPSNLSEHWGNNNSTFQGISLDYSRFNSDSMLDCYRLEYDAIKKHIPDSVVTTNLMGFFKQLDYFKWAKYMDIVSWDSYPGLATPVSFTAMAHDLMRGLKDGQPFMLMEQTPSQQNWQPYNSLKRPGVMRLWSYQSVAHGADTIMFFQLRRSVGACEKYHGAVIEHVGHEHTRVFREVAELGKELQLLGDKTLDATVDAKVAIVFDWDNWWAIEKSSGPTVALNYVDQIHKYYAAFFRRNIQVDIVSVDTDISKYDIVLAPVLYMVKPGFASKLEKFVEAGGTFLTTFFSGIVNESDIVTTGGYPGELRKLLGIWVEEIDALLPEQRNRMVMKEAYGDLQGDYGCGMLCDLLHSEGAEIIAEYGDNFYKGMPVVTRNTFGQGEAWYVASDPEDRFLDGLLGQLAATKNIASLLDTPEGVEVTARTKDGQQYLFVMNHNATAQSYDLGKAEAHDLLTDRSLSGTIEIEGRGVQLLEMK, from the coding sequence TTGATTAGCAGCAAGTTACCCAAAATGTTCTACGGCGGCGACTATAACCCTGAACAATGGGATCATGAGACTCATCTTGAAGATCTGCGCATGTTCCAATTGGCAGGTATTGATATTGCGACCATCAACGTATTTTCATGGGCACTGATTCAGCCTGATGAAGTCACTTATAATTTTGAAGGACTCGACCAGTTAATTAACAGTCTCTATGAAAGCGGCGTTTACATTTGCCTAGCGACAAGCACTGCTGCTCATCCAGCATGGATGGCGAAGAAATACCCGGATGTACTGCGTGTGGATGCAGATGGACGTAAACGCAAATTCGGTGGACGGCATAACTCCTGTCCGAATAGCCCAACCTACCGCAAATACTCCGAGAAAATTGCAGACAAGCTGGCGGAACGTTATAAGGATCACCCTGGTGTGCTTGTATGGCATATCTCCAACGAATATGGCGGCGACTGTTATTGTGATAACTGCGAGAAAGCGTTCCGCGTGTATCTCAAAGAACGTTATCAGACCCTGGAGCAGCTCAACAAAGCATGGAACTCCAATTTCTGGGGGCATACATTCTACGATTGGGATGAGATTGTACTGCCAAGTAACCTGAGCGAGCACTGGGGAAACAACAATTCCACCTTCCAGGGCATCTCACTTGATTACTCCCGCTTCAACTCCGACAGTATGCTCGATTGTTACCGTCTGGAATATGATGCGATCAAAAAACATATCCCGGATTCGGTCGTTACGACCAATCTGATGGGATTCTTCAAACAGCTGGACTATTTCAAATGGGCCAAATATATGGATATCGTCTCCTGGGACAGCTATCCGGGTCTTGCGACTCCGGTAAGTTTCACAGCTATGGCTCATGATCTGATGCGTGGATTGAAGGACGGACAGCCGTTCATGCTCATGGAGCAGACACCAAGCCAGCAGAACTGGCAGCCTTATAACTCATTGAAACGCCCCGGCGTCATGCGTCTGTGGAGCTACCAGTCCGTTGCCCATGGTGCGGATACGATCATGTTCTTCCAGCTCCGCCGCTCTGTGGGCGCCTGCGAGAAATATCACGGTGCAGTCATTGAACATGTAGGACATGAGCATACCCGTGTATTCCGTGAAGTCGCGGAGCTGGGCAAGGAGTTACAGTTGCTGGGAGACAAAACGCTGGATGCTACTGTGGATGCCAAAGTCGCGATTGTGTTTGACTGGGATAACTGGTGGGCAATCGAGAAATCCAGCGGACCTACGGTTGCACTGAACTATGTAGATCAAATTCACAAATACTACGCTGCCTTCTTCCGCCGCAACATTCAGGTGGACATCGTTAGTGTGGATACCGATATCAGCAAATACGACATCGTGCTCGCTCCGGTGCTCTATATGGTTAAACCAGGCTTTGCGTCCAAACTGGAGAAGTTCGTTGAAGCAGGTGGTACATTCCTGACAACCTTCTTCAGTGGTATCGTCAATGAGAGTGATATCGTAACAACCGGGGGTTATCCGGGTGAACTTCGCAAACTGCTCGGTATCTGGGTTGAAGAAATTGATGCACTGCTGCCTGAGCAAAGAAACCGTATGGTCATGAAAGAGGCTTATGGCGATCTTCAAGGAGACTATGGTTGCGGCATGTTGTGTGACTTGCTGCACAGTGAAGGTGCAGAGATCATTGCCGAGTATGGAGACAACTTCTACAAAGGCATGCCTGTGGTAACCCGTAACACATTTGGTCAAGGTGAAGCCTGGTACGTAGCTTCCGACCCGGAAGATCGATTCCTGGACGGCTTGCTGGGACAACTGGCTGCAACCAAAAATATTGCTTCTCTTCTGGATACTCCGGAAGGTGTCGAAGTGACTGCTCGTACCAAGGATGGACAACAGTACCTGTTTGTCATGAATCACAATGCTACCGCTCAATCCTATGATTTGGGTAAAGCAGAGGCTCATGATTTGCTCACAGATCGGTCCCTTTCAGGTACGATCGAGATTGAAGGACGCGGTGTACAACTGCTTGAAATGAAATAA
- a CDS encoding AraC family transcriptional regulator has protein sequence MLITPDHRRYFMTPRDQPLPLYIESIGYNGNQENVYRPAGYPCYHWLQTVKGAGEFRFAGSTVQLGETSGILLPPNEPHEYVRSQGEWETLYITFGGSQCPAITESLGLGEAALHQWDSESPLEYYGREVLGSISSDQDLSGLEASADMYRFLILLKKHGMTGSRSSISHAVERLAPLISFMNEHYADPEIGLEQMAAIPGITPRHLNTLFKQSFGMTAYSYFILLRIRKSKEWMTGDSKLTVKETAAKVGFRDASHFVATFRRIEGVTPEQYRTLY, from the coding sequence ATGCTCATCACACCCGATCATCGGCGCTATTTTATGACCCCACGGGATCAGCCGCTTCCGCTCTACATCGAGAGTATAGGATATAACGGCAATCAGGAGAATGTGTACAGACCTGCTGGATATCCTTGTTATCACTGGCTCCAGACGGTAAAGGGAGCTGGAGAGTTCAGATTTGCAGGTTCAACTGTACAGCTAGGGGAGACATCCGGCATTTTGCTGCCGCCGAATGAGCCTCACGAGTATGTGCGCTCGCAAGGAGAATGGGAGACGCTCTACATTACATTTGGAGGCTCCCAGTGCCCGGCCATTACAGAGTCGCTTGGTTTGGGGGAGGCAGCCCTTCACCAGTGGGACTCAGAGAGCCCGCTTGAATATTATGGCAGGGAAGTGCTGGGTTCCATCAGCAGTGACCAGGATTTGTCCGGTTTGGAAGCGTCAGCGGACATGTACCGATTTCTGATTTTGCTCAAAAAACATGGCATGACGGGCAGTCGTTCTTCGATCTCCCATGCCGTGGAACGGCTGGCTCCGTTAATTTCATTTATGAATGAACACTATGCCGATCCCGAAATCGGTCTTGAACAGATGGCCGCCATACCAGGCATTACGCCTAGGCATCTGAATACCCTTTTCAAACAATCCTTTGGCATGACCGCCTACAGTTATTTCATTCTCCTTCGTATTCGCAAATCGAAAGAATGGATGACAGGGGACAGCAAACTAACCGTCAAGGAAACGGCAGCGAAGGTTGGTTTTCGGGATGCGAGTCATTTTGTGGCTACGTTTCGGCGGATTGAGGGCGTAACTCCTGAGCAGTATCGAACGTTATATTAA